One genomic window of Effusibacillus lacus includes the following:
- the queA gene encoding tRNA preQ1(34) S-adenosylmethionine ribosyltransferase-isomerase QueA, whose translation MRVEDFDFELPEELIAQHPLQERTGSRLLVLGRSSGRIEHRMFTELLDYLQPEDCLILNDTRVIPARLYGRKPDTGGQVEFLLLKERGPDLWEVLVRPGKRLKPGTTVEFGDGMLRADILETTEEGGRIVRFDYEGLFYEVLDRFGEMPLPPYITERLEDAERYQTVFSRNKGSAAAPTAGLHFTGEFLDKVRANGVRTGFVTLHVGLGTFRPVSTETVEEHKMHAEYYEFPQATADLIRDTRQRGGRVIAVGTTACRTLETVGSKMAALGEDSLREDRGWTDIFIYPGYSFKVVDGLLTNFHLPKSTLIMLVSALAGRDNVMQAYEEAVRERYRFFSFGDAMLII comes from the coding sequence ATGAGAGTGGAAGATTTTGATTTTGAGCTGCCGGAAGAATTGATCGCGCAGCATCCCTTGCAGGAACGGACAGGTTCGCGCCTGCTGGTGCTGGGGCGTTCCTCCGGCAGAATCGAACACCGGATGTTTACCGAATTGCTTGATTATTTGCAGCCGGAAGATTGCCTGATCCTGAATGATACCAGGGTAATACCCGCCCGATTATATGGACGGAAGCCCGATACGGGTGGTCAAGTCGAGTTTCTTTTGCTTAAGGAGAGGGGACCTGACTTGTGGGAGGTACTGGTCCGGCCCGGGAAACGGTTGAAGCCGGGAACGACGGTCGAGTTTGGAGACGGAATGCTCAGGGCGGACATCCTGGAGACTACGGAAGAAGGCGGACGGATTGTCCGTTTCGATTATGAGGGACTCTTCTATGAGGTCCTGGACCGGTTTGGGGAAATGCCGCTTCCGCCCTATATCACGGAGCGTTTGGAGGATGCGGAACGATACCAGACCGTTTTTTCCCGGAACAAAGGGTCTGCTGCCGCTCCTACCGCCGGCTTGCATTTCACCGGTGAGTTTCTGGACAAAGTCCGGGCAAATGGCGTTCGGACGGGTTTCGTTACGCTGCACGTAGGACTGGGCACCTTCCGGCCGGTATCGACGGAGACAGTGGAAGAACATAAGATGCATGCCGAATATTATGAGTTTCCCCAGGCAACTGCGGATCTGATCAGGGATACGAGACAACGGGGAGGACGGGTGATCGCCGTAGGCACCACCGCATGCCGGACACTGGAGACAGTGGGAAGCAAAATGGCTGCTCTTGGTGAAGATTCCTTGAGAGAAGACAGGGGATGGACGGATATCTTTATTTACCCCGGTTATTCATTTAAGGTGGTCGACGGTTTGCTGACCAATTTTCACCTGCCCAAGTCCACCCTGATCATGCTGGTTTCCGCTTTGGCAGGACGGGACAATGTAATGCAGGCATACGAAGAAGCTGTCAGGGAACGGTACCGTTTCTTCTCCTTCGGCGACGCCATGCTGATCATCTGA